One stretch of Micromonospora cremea DNA includes these proteins:
- a CDS encoding ABC transporter substrate-binding protein, giving the protein MRAGKALRGVAVALAGALALTACGGGGEAADSGPAKLRMTVWSANEAHLKLFNEIAEEYRKSHPDVAEIKFDPLPFDTYTTTLTTQIAGGNAPDLAWVFENSAPDFVASGALLPLDDTLKKAEGYQYEDISPATLKLWQNDGKLFAYPFSTSPFGVFVNTDLLKKAGQKTPAELIAAGQWTWDNALATAAATAANSGKAGLVIRDFDYKGWDNLSTFWTGWGAQAWSEDGKTCGFNSPEMVDAMTTLHKATFTQKALPGPGTTADFFAGDSAMTITQISRASLLKDGGFGWDLVPLPAGPKGDYAVVGQAGLGVMKKSPHAKQAADFLAFFTNPTNSAKLAQFFPAPRQSQLTAETLAKTNPKLKPEQLQKVVIDGITNGVVKPNHSGQAELSQQVRAGLDPLWQPNADVKAVLDGVCAKIQPLLAK; this is encoded by the coding sequence GTGAGAGCAGGAAAGGCCCTGCGCGGCGTCGCCGTGGCACTGGCCGGCGCACTCGCCCTGACCGCCTGCGGCGGCGGTGGCGAGGCCGCCGACAGCGGCCCGGCGAAGCTGCGGATGACCGTCTGGTCGGCCAACGAGGCGCACCTCAAGCTGTTCAACGAGATCGCCGAGGAGTACCGCAAGAGCCACCCGGACGTGGCTGAGATCAAGTTCGACCCGCTGCCGTTCGACACCTACACCACGACCCTGACCACCCAGATCGCGGGCGGGAACGCGCCCGACCTCGCGTGGGTGTTCGAGAACTCCGCGCCGGACTTCGTCGCCTCGGGCGCGCTGCTGCCCCTCGACGACACGCTCAAGAAGGCCGAGGGTTACCAGTACGAGGACATCTCCCCCGCCACCCTCAAGCTCTGGCAGAACGACGGGAAGTTGTTCGCGTACCCCTTCTCCACCTCGCCGTTCGGGGTTTTCGTCAATACCGACCTGCTCAAGAAGGCCGGGCAGAAGACGCCGGCCGAGCTGATCGCGGCCGGTCAGTGGACCTGGGACAACGCCCTGGCCACCGCTGCGGCGACGGCGGCGAATTCCGGCAAGGCCGGCCTGGTCATTCGGGACTTCGACTACAAGGGCTGGGACAACCTGTCCACCTTCTGGACCGGGTGGGGAGCCCAGGCATGGAGCGAGGACGGCAAGACCTGCGGCTTCAACAGCCCGGAGATGGTCGACGCGATGACCACCCTGCACAAGGCCACCTTCACCCAGAAGGCGCTGCCCGGCCCGGGCACGACCGCCGACTTCTTCGCCGGTGACTCGGCCATGACGATCACCCAGATCTCCCGCGCCTCGCTGCTCAAGGACGGCGGCTTCGGGTGGGACCTGGTGCCGCTGCCGGCCGGGCCGAAGGGAGACTACGCGGTGGTCGGCCAGGCCGGCCTCGGGGTGATGAAGAAGAGCCCGCACGCCAAGCAGGCGGCCGACTTCCTGGCCTTCTTCACCAACCCCACGAACTCGGCGAAGCTCGCCCAGTTCTTCCCGGCGCCCCGACAGTCGCAGCTGACCGCCGAGACACTCGCCAAGACGAACCCGAAGCTCAAGCCGGAGCAGTTGCAGAAGGTCGTCATCGACGGCATCACCAACGGCGTGGTCAAGCCCAACCACTCCGGACAGGCCGAGCTGAGCCAGCAGGTCCGCGCCGGCCTCGACCCGCTGTGGCAGCCGAACGCGGACGTCAAGGCCGTACTCGACGGCGTCTGCGCCAAGATCCAGCCGCTGCTGGCGAAGTAA
- a CDS encoding ROK family protein — MTTPVVGIDIGGTKTAAALVDRGGQVVERREVPTPARSGPGAVLDAAARLATDLLGVAAGPVGVGTAGTVDPATGGIRYATDSLPGWTGTPVADALAARLGRPVLVTNDVNAAALGECWAGAGRERAHVLLVAVGTGLGGAVVRNGRVEAGARGAAGEVGHLPAPGAERLRCGCGRYGHLEAIASGSGLAAAYSIETGTRVTGRAVADRAAAGDRVAQRVVERAGTVLGATLAGLVALLDPEAVLVAGGAAGALLPAASVAYSAELPAGWAGVPLLPATLGADAVVVGAARLVMDIRDIERTNG, encoded by the coding sequence ATGACGACACCGGTGGTCGGCATCGACATCGGCGGCACCAAGACGGCGGCCGCGCTGGTCGACCGGGGCGGGCAGGTGGTGGAGCGCCGCGAGGTGCCCACGCCCGCCCGGTCCGGGCCTGGGGCCGTGCTGGACGCCGCCGCCCGCCTGGCCACCGACCTGCTCGGCGTGGCGGCCGGGCCGGTGGGGGTGGGCACCGCCGGCACGGTCGACCCCGCAACCGGCGGCATCCGGTACGCCACCGACAGCCTGCCCGGCTGGACTGGCACCCCGGTCGCCGACGCGCTGGCCGCCCGGCTGGGTCGACCCGTGCTGGTCACCAACGACGTGAACGCCGCCGCGCTGGGCGAATGCTGGGCCGGTGCGGGACGGGAGCGCGCTCATGTGCTGCTGGTGGCCGTGGGCACCGGGCTGGGCGGGGCGGTCGTCCGGAACGGCCGCGTCGAGGCCGGTGCCCGCGGCGCCGCTGGCGAGGTCGGGCATCTGCCGGCCCCGGGCGCCGAACGGCTGCGGTGCGGGTGCGGCCGGTACGGGCATCTGGAGGCGATCGCCTCCGGCAGCGGGCTGGCCGCCGCGTACTCCATCGAGACCGGCACCCGCGTCACCGGGCGGGCTGTGGCGGACCGCGCCGCGGCCGGGGACCGGGTCGCCCAGCGGGTCGTGGAGCGGGCCGGAACCGTCCTCGGCGCGACCCTGGCGGGGTTGGTGGCCCTGCTCGATCCGGAAGCTGTCCTGGTGGCCGGTGGCGCGGCCGGCGCCCTGCTGCCCGCCGCGTCGGTCGCCTACTCGGCCGAGTTGCCCGCGGGCTGGGCCGGCGTTCCGCTGCTGCCCGCCACGCTGGGCGCCGACGCCGTCGTGGTCGGCGCGGCCCGACTGGTCATGGACATTCGCGACATCGAAAGGACGAACGGGTGA
- a CDS encoding S8 family serine peptidase, producing the protein MPRPKTPPPGRIRRAPVSVLATAALIAAGLAIAPAGAAVAAPPTSSGPTARYLVQLAEQPLASYTGGVPGLAATKPTGAGRLDRSSGAATAYREHLRRQRGTVLSAVDIPTSQARTTFDTAFNGFAVELNRSQVARLRATRGVTAVYEDQKVHATTSHTPDYLGLTGQGGVWQQQFGDVAHAGEGVIVGVIDSGFWPESASFAALPTPRPDQATIDAKWKGTCDVGTEAPVTCNNKVIGARWYNYSGLADAFADEYHSPRDRNGHGTHTASTAAGDHGVPASIGDQSLEAISGMAPAARLAIYKALYDTGAGSAAGSSIDIVHAIDDAVADGVDVINYSVGDDIENFSAIEQAFLNAAAAGVFVSAAAGNAGPEAGTVDNSTPWVTTVAASTTDQQYSRTLTLGNGTTITGVGVGGATAGPAPLVSAKDSALHPDDTRNAELCADGELDPAKVKGAVVFCRRGVVDRVAKSAAVAKAGGVGMVLYNDTVNSLDPDLHAVPTVHISDTDAPAVASYLAAGGATATISAGTLTAVEAPQVAGFSSAGPSYFNGGDLLKPDISAPGVGIAAAFSPAIGGQNFALESGTSMAAPHIAGIAALLRARHPDWSPAAIRSALMTTAVDTTDKGNPIKLGDADATPFNYGAGEVRPGGAFDPGLVYDSSQQDWQRYLCGLAAKGSQVPDDDCATTGAIETSQLNYPSIAMGNMVGTQTITRTVTNVSDRKGTYTSSVQAPAGYSVKVTPASLTVLPGRTATFKVEITNKAGAVDAWADGSLTWRDNSQHQVTIPLVVKNSGLIAPDRIAGTGTSGSFSMTAQVGYRGTLAALPIGLTAGTSTTATLHGDAPIWDWNSPDKLPVPLPASLHRSTVHVPVGTVNPQIVVTGEKPLCTDIDWSADPLPACGDFMFYVYDSTGKLVEYKYGTGDGANIVLPGAGDYTLIVEQLYTLNTPAGQGTNTYTITTLLPGVPGTSAGKLTIDPKKVSVMAGAKVNLTLRWSGLTPGRRYIGVVVLSNGTEPLKTLPITVRS; encoded by the coding sequence GTGCCACGACCGAAGACACCCCCGCCCGGACGGATCAGGCGCGCCCCGGTGAGCGTGCTGGCCACCGCCGCGTTGATCGCCGCGGGGCTGGCGATCGCGCCGGCCGGCGCCGCAGTGGCGGCACCGCCGACCAGCAGCGGACCGACCGCCCGCTACCTCGTCCAACTCGCCGAGCAGCCGTTGGCCAGCTACACCGGCGGCGTACCCGGACTTGCCGCCACCAAGCCGACCGGCGCCGGCCGGCTCGACCGGAGTTCGGGCGCCGCCACGGCGTACCGGGAGCACCTGCGCCGGCAGCGCGGCACGGTGCTGTCCGCCGTGGACATCCCCACCAGCCAGGCCCGGACCACCTTCGACACCGCCTTCAACGGCTTCGCCGTGGAGCTGAACCGCTCGCAGGTGGCCCGGCTGCGCGCCACCCGGGGCGTGACCGCGGTGTACGAGGACCAGAAGGTGCACGCCACCACCTCGCACACCCCCGACTACCTCGGTCTGACCGGGCAGGGTGGCGTGTGGCAGCAGCAGTTCGGCGACGTGGCCCACGCCGGTGAGGGCGTCATCGTCGGGGTCATCGACAGCGGCTTCTGGCCGGAGAGCGCGAGTTTCGCCGCGCTGCCGACCCCGCGTCCGGATCAGGCGACCATCGACGCGAAGTGGAAGGGCACCTGCGACGTCGGTACCGAAGCGCCAGTCACCTGCAACAACAAGGTGATCGGGGCGCGCTGGTACAACTACAGCGGGTTGGCCGACGCGTTCGCCGACGAGTACCACTCGCCCCGCGACCGCAACGGTCACGGCACCCACACCGCGAGCACCGCCGCCGGCGACCACGGCGTACCGGCCTCGATCGGCGACCAGTCCCTGGAGGCGATCTCCGGGATGGCGCCGGCCGCCCGGCTGGCGATCTACAAGGCGCTCTACGACACCGGCGCCGGCTCGGCGGCGGGTAGCAGCATCGACATCGTGCACGCCATCGACGACGCGGTCGCCGACGGCGTCGACGTGATCAACTACTCGGTCGGCGACGACATCGAGAACTTCAGCGCGATCGAGCAGGCGTTCCTCAACGCCGCCGCCGCCGGGGTGTTCGTCTCGGCCGCGGCCGGCAACGCCGGCCCCGAGGCCGGCACCGTCGACAACTCGACCCCCTGGGTGACCACGGTGGCCGCGAGCACCACCGACCAGCAGTACAGCCGGACGCTCACCCTCGGCAACGGCACGACCATCACCGGGGTGGGCGTGGGCGGCGCCACCGCCGGGCCGGCACCGCTGGTCTCGGCGAAGGACAGCGCGCTGCACCCCGACGACACCCGGAACGCCGAACTCTGCGCCGACGGTGAACTCGACCCGGCCAAGGTCAAGGGGGCGGTCGTGTTCTGCCGGCGCGGGGTCGTCGACCGGGTGGCGAAGAGTGCCGCCGTGGCGAAGGCTGGTGGCGTCGGCATGGTGCTCTACAACGACACGGTCAACTCCCTGGACCCCGACCTGCACGCGGTGCCCACCGTGCACATCTCCGACACCGACGCCCCGGCCGTCGCGAGTTACCTCGCGGCGGGCGGCGCGACGGCGACGATCTCGGCGGGTACCCTGACCGCGGTCGAGGCGCCGCAGGTCGCCGGGTTCTCCTCAGCGGGGCCGTCGTACTTCAACGGCGGCGACCTGCTCAAGCCGGACATCAGCGCGCCCGGCGTGGGCATCGCCGCGGCGTTCTCCCCGGCGATCGGGGGGCAGAACTTCGCGCTCGAATCGGGTACGTCGATGGCGGCCCCGCACATCGCCGGCATCGCCGCGCTGCTGCGGGCCCGGCACCCTGACTGGTCACCGGCGGCGATCCGGTCGGCGCTCATGACGACCGCCGTGGACACCACCGACAAGGGCAACCCGATCAAGCTGGGTGACGCGGACGCCACGCCGTTCAACTACGGCGCCGGCGAGGTCCGCCCGGGCGGAGCCTTCGACCCGGGCCTGGTCTACGACTCCAGCCAGCAGGACTGGCAGAGGTACCTGTGCGGGCTGGCCGCAAAGGGCTCCCAGGTACCCGACGACGACTGCGCCACGACCGGTGCGATCGAGACGAGTCAGCTCAACTACCCGTCGATCGCGATGGGCAACATGGTCGGCACCCAGACCATCACCCGCACCGTCACCAACGTCAGCGACCGGAAGGGCACCTACACGTCCTCGGTGCAGGCACCCGCCGGTTACTCGGTCAAGGTCACCCCGGCCAGCCTGACCGTGCTCCCGGGCCGGACCGCCACCTTCAAGGTGGAGATCACCAACAAGGCCGGCGCGGTCGACGCCTGGGCCGACGGCTCGTTGACGTGGCGGGACAACTCCCAGCACCAGGTCACGATCCCGCTGGTCGTGAAGAACAGCGGGCTGATCGCGCCCGACAGGATCGCCGGCACCGGCACCTCCGGCAGCTTTTCGATGACCGCGCAGGTCGGCTACCGGGGCACCCTGGCCGCGCTGCCGATCGGCCTGACCGCCGGCACCAGCACCACGGCCACCCTGCACGGCGACGCGCCGATCTGGGACTGGAACTCGCCGGACAAACTGCCGGTCCCTCTGCCGGCATCGTTGCACCGGAGCACGGTGCACGTACCCGTCGGCACGGTCAACCCGCAGATCGTCGTCACCGGGGAGAAACCGCTCTGCACGGACATCGACTGGAGCGCAGACCCGCTGCCGGCGTGTGGCGACTTCATGTTCTATGTCTACGACAGCACCGGCAAACTCGTCGAGTACAAGTACGGCACCGGAGACGGCGCCAACATAGTGCTGCCCGGCGCCGGCGACTACACCCTGATCGTCGAGCAGTTGTACACCCTCAACACGCCAGCCGGTCAGGGCACCAACACGTACACCATCACCACCCTGCTGCCCGGCGTGCCCGGCACCTCGGCCGGAAAGCTGACCATCGATCCCAAGAAGGTCAGCGTGATGGCGGGCGCGAAGGTGAACCTGACGCTGCGCTGGTCCGGTCTCACCCCCGGTCGCCGGTACATCGGCGTGGTGGTGCTGAGCAACGGTACGGAACCGTTGAAGACCCTGCCGATCACGGTGCGGTCGTAA
- a CDS encoding carbohydrate ABC transporter permease, producing the protein MNRELSRRSKLVLYGVLLVLAIPFVFPTWWMVTSSLKPVADIFAFPPKLLPTHPRLDAYERVFELQPFGQQYLNSLYIALVVTVGTMAVSALAGYAFARIRFRGQNVLFLVVLAGLLIPSEVTIVPMFQMFFKLGLVNTHWPLILVPIFGAPSVLATFIMRQFFISLPGELEEAARVDGLGRFATFWRIALPLSRPALGAVAIFTFLHSWNLYLEPIVFLSSPEKFTLPQALTQFVDAYGGPMWDVQMAAASMTALPVLVVFVIAQKQFVEGLAHTGLKG; encoded by the coding sequence ATGAATCGTGAGCTGTCCCGGCGGAGCAAGCTGGTCCTCTACGGGGTACTGCTGGTCCTGGCGATCCCGTTCGTCTTCCCGACCTGGTGGATGGTCACCTCGTCGCTGAAGCCGGTGGCGGACATCTTCGCGTTCCCGCCGAAGCTTTTGCCGACCCACCCGCGGCTCGACGCCTACGAGCGGGTGTTCGAGTTGCAGCCGTTCGGGCAGCAGTACTTGAACAGCCTCTACATCGCGCTGGTCGTCACGGTCGGCACCATGGCCGTGTCGGCGCTGGCCGGGTACGCCTTCGCGCGCATCCGGTTCCGGGGCCAGAACGTGTTGTTCCTGGTCGTCCTCGCGGGCCTGCTCATTCCCAGCGAGGTGACGATCGTGCCGATGTTCCAGATGTTCTTCAAACTCGGCCTGGTCAACACCCACTGGCCGCTGATCCTGGTGCCGATCTTCGGCGCGCCGAGCGTCCTGGCGACGTTCATCATGCGGCAGTTCTTCATCAGCCTCCCCGGCGAGCTGGAGGAGGCGGCCCGCGTCGACGGGCTGGGCCGCTTCGCCACCTTCTGGCGGATCGCCCTGCCGCTGTCGCGGCCGGCACTGGGCGCGGTGGCCATCTTCACCTTCCTGCACAGCTGGAACCTCTACCTGGAACCGATCGTGTTCCTCTCCTCGCCGGAGAAGTTCACCCTGCCCCAGGCGCTCACCCAGTTCGTCGACGCCTACGGCGGCCCCATGTGGGACGTCCAGATGGCCGCGGCGTCGATGACCGCGCTGCCCGTCCTGGTGGTTTTCGTCATCGCGCAGAAGCAGTTCGTCGAGGGCCTCGCGCACACCGGCCTCAAGGGATGA
- a CDS encoding carbohydrate ABC transporter permease has protein sequence MTQTDTRVGSATAGPAPGPARPFWTSRRRDQLAGYVFIAPQLIGSVVFVILPLILVLWYSLHEWNVLAGTFEFVGTDNYKALAEDPNLGAVLRATGLFSIGLVVVNLGLALLLAVLLNQRLRGTILFRTLFFSPVVVSLVAWTIVWGFLLQDNGGINGLLDTVGVDGPNWLRGEGTAMVSVIVVQVFKNVGLNMVLFLAALQGVPAELYEAAEVDGASRMRQFWRITVPLISPTILLTSIITVVGSLQVFAQIAVLTQGGPGTSTTVLVYYLYQQAFQFHHFGYGATLSILLFVIVLALTVLQWQMRKRWVFHES, from the coding sequence ATGACCCAGACGGACACCAGGGTGGGCTCGGCTACTGCCGGGCCCGCCCCGGGCCCGGCCCGGCCGTTCTGGACCAGCCGCCGCCGGGACCAGCTCGCCGGTTATGTGTTCATCGCCCCGCAACTGATCGGCAGCGTCGTCTTCGTGATCCTGCCGCTGATCCTCGTGCTCTGGTACAGCCTGCACGAGTGGAACGTGCTCGCGGGCACCTTCGAATTCGTCGGCACCGACAACTACAAGGCTCTCGCCGAGGATCCCAACCTCGGCGCGGTGCTGCGCGCCACCGGGCTGTTCTCGATCGGCCTGGTGGTGGTCAACCTCGGCCTGGCCTTGCTGCTGGCCGTCCTGCTGAACCAGAGGCTGCGGGGCACGATCCTGTTCCGCACGCTGTTCTTCTCCCCGGTGGTGGTCTCGCTGGTGGCCTGGACCATCGTCTGGGGCTTCCTGCTTCAGGACAACGGCGGGATCAACGGCCTGCTCGACACCGTCGGCGTGGACGGGCCGAACTGGCTGCGCGGCGAGGGCACCGCGATGGTGTCCGTGATCGTCGTGCAGGTGTTCAAGAACGTCGGCCTGAACATGGTGCTGTTCCTGGCCGCCCTGCAGGGCGTGCCGGCGGAGCTGTACGAGGCCGCGGAGGTGGACGGGGCGAGTCGGATGCGCCAGTTCTGGCGGATCACCGTACCGCTGATCAGCCCGACGATCCTGCTGACGTCGATCATCACCGTGGTCGGGTCGCTGCAGGTCTTCGCGCAGATCGCGGTGCTCACCCAGGGCGGACCCGGCACATCGACGACGGTGCTCGTCTACTACCTGTACCAGCAGGCCTTCCAGTTCCATCACTTCGGCTACGGCGCCACGCTGTCGATCCTGCTGTTCGTCATCGTGCTCGCTCTCACCGTGCTGCAGTGGCAGATGCGCAAGAGGTGGGTCTTCCATGAATCGTGA
- a CDS encoding LacI family DNA-binding transcriptional regulator — MTAPPRRVTQRDIARMAGVSQATVSLVLNNRTDADVRIAPETRDRVLRVIAETGYAADPVARRLASRFNRILGVFTYEPAFPSGSRDFFHPFLLGIEENAERVGCDLLLLTSAPVVDGRRRIFHQDNRLRLADGCILLGREIDGAELHRLNRDGYPYVAVGRRNDAGGPVPYVGADYASAVARLVEVALSRGHRRLTYVSMGTTAESSEDRLRGFRAAATTAESAGQLSALAGEADTIVDTLMADGTTVVFVEDFATAVALESAARRRGLTVPGDLSIVTLGDPTVPVPTDIAFTGFRIPREEMGRQSVEVLTGVIDGSAPGLQQRLLACEIVEGITLGTPDRAVDRR, encoded by the coding sequence GTGACCGCTCCCCCCAGACGCGTCACCCAACGTGACATCGCGCGGATGGCCGGTGTCAGTCAGGCGACGGTGTCGCTGGTGCTCAACAATCGGACCGACGCCGACGTCCGCATCGCCCCGGAGACCCGGGACCGGGTGTTGCGGGTCATCGCCGAGACCGGGTACGCCGCCGACCCCGTGGCCCGCCGCCTCGCCTCGCGGTTCAACCGGATCCTCGGCGTCTTCACGTACGAGCCCGCCTTCCCCAGCGGCAGCCGGGACTTCTTCCACCCGTTCCTGCTCGGTATCGAGGAGAACGCCGAGCGGGTCGGCTGCGACCTGCTGCTGCTCACCAGCGCACCGGTGGTGGACGGCCGGCGACGCATCTTCCACCAGGACAACCGGCTGCGTCTGGCCGACGGGTGCATCCTGCTCGGGCGCGAGATCGACGGCGCCGAGCTGCACCGGCTCAACCGTGACGGATATCCGTACGTCGCCGTCGGGCGCCGCAACGACGCCGGCGGGCCGGTCCCCTACGTCGGCGCCGACTACGCCTCGGCGGTGGCCCGGCTCGTCGAGGTGGCGCTGAGCCGCGGTCACCGCCGCCTGACGTACGTGAGCATGGGCACCACCGCGGAATCCTCCGAAGACCGGCTCCGTGGGTTCCGCGCCGCCGCGACGACCGCGGAGAGCGCCGGGCAGCTGTCGGCGCTGGCCGGGGAGGCCGACACGATCGTCGACACCCTGATGGCCGACGGGACCACCGTCGTCTTCGTGGAGGACTTCGCCACGGCGGTCGCGCTGGAGTCGGCCGCCCGTCGGCGCGGCCTGACCGTGCCCGGGGACCTGTCGATCGTGACCCTCGGCGACCCGACGGTCCCGGTCCCCACCGACATCGCGTTCACCGGGTTCCGCATCCCCCGCGAGGAGATGGGCCGACAGTCGGTCGAGGTGTTGACGGGCGTCATCGATGGCAGCGCCCCCGGCCTCCAGCAGCGACTTCTCGCCTGCGAGATCGTCGAGGGCATCACCCTCGGCACCCCTGATCGGGCGGTCGACCGACGCTGA
- a CDS encoding oxidoreductase C-terminal domain-containing protein, giving the protein MRGDVAKREFIAFWTAGGRVLAGMNVNVCDVVPSIRRLVAAAQPVDLDRLSDPAVPLDELQPPPVSAPGIQIL; this is encoded by the coding sequence GTGCGGGGCGACGTCGCCAAGCGCGAGTTCATCGCCTTCTGGACCGCCGGCGGGCGGGTGCTCGCCGGCATGAACGTCAACGTGTGCGACGTCGTCCCGTCGATCCGGCGGCTCGTCGCGGCAGCCCAGCCGGTCGACCTCGACCGACTGTCCGACCCCGCCGTGCCGCTCGACGAGCTGCAGCCGCCGCCGGTGTCGGCACCCGGGATTCAGATCTTGTAG
- a CDS encoding FAD-dependent oxidoreductase produces the protein MRTDVLVVGGGLGGVAAALAAARAGRSVILTEEFDWLGGQLTSQAVPPDEHSWIEQFGATASYRALRNGIRDYYRRHYPLTERSRAWTDLNPGAGWVSRICHEPRVAVAVLEQMLAPYLGSGRLRVLQPYRPVAAETDGDRVTGVTLAHRDRDERIDVVAPYVLDATETGELLPLTGTEYVTGFESQAETGEPSAPAVAQPMNMQAVSVCFALDHVDGDHTIDRPAGYDFWRDYKPDFWGDRLLSWKSPHPRTLEIVERSFTPNPDDDPLSVNADQRVNPGDGNLWTFRRIAARRNFTDGAYGSDITLVNWPMIDYFEGPVIDVPNASWHLSKARELSYSVLYWLQTEAPRPDGGTGFPGLRLRGDVTGSSDGLAQAPYIRESRRIRAEYTVAEQDLSLAVRGDRGAVSYPDAVGVGMYRIDLHPSTGGDNYIDVGSCPFEIPLGALIPRRMENLLPAGKNIGTTHVTNGSYRLHPVEWNVGEVAGLLADFCLARGESPRAVRNTPGLLADFQDRLTAAGVEQRWPRIAGY, from the coding sequence ATGCGTACGGACGTCCTCGTCGTCGGGGGCGGACTGGGCGGCGTCGCCGCGGCGCTCGCCGCGGCCCGGGCCGGCCGGTCCGTCATCCTGACCGAGGAGTTCGACTGGCTCGGCGGGCAACTCACCAGCCAGGCCGTCCCGCCGGACGAACACTCCTGGATCGAGCAGTTCGGCGCCACCGCCAGCTACCGGGCGCTGCGCAACGGCATCCGCGACTACTACCGTCGCCACTACCCGTTGACCGAACGGTCCCGGGCCTGGACGGACCTCAACCCCGGTGCGGGTTGGGTCAGCCGGATCTGCCACGAGCCGCGGGTGGCGGTCGCCGTCCTCGAACAGATGCTCGCCCCGTACCTCGGTTCGGGCCGGCTGCGGGTGCTGCAGCCGTACCGGCCGGTCGCCGCCGAGACCGACGGGGACCGGGTGACCGGCGTGACGCTGGCGCACCGCGACCGGGACGAGCGGATCGACGTGGTCGCGCCGTACGTCCTGGACGCCACCGAGACCGGCGAGTTGCTGCCGCTGACGGGCACCGAGTACGTCACCGGGTTCGAGTCGCAGGCGGAGACCGGTGAGCCGAGCGCCCCGGCCGTGGCCCAGCCGATGAACATGCAGGCGGTGTCCGTCTGCTTCGCCCTCGACCACGTCGACGGCGACCACACCATCGACCGCCCCGCGGGGTACGACTTCTGGCGCGACTACAAGCCCGACTTCTGGGGTGACCGGCTGCTGTCCTGGAAGTCGCCGCACCCTCGCACGCTGGAGATCGTCGAGCGCAGCTTCACCCCCAACCCGGACGACGACCCGCTGAGCGTCAACGCCGATCAACGCGTCAACCCCGGTGACGGCAACCTGTGGACGTTTCGGCGGATCGCTGCGCGACGCAACTTCACCGACGGCGCGTACGGCAGCGACATCACGCTGGTCAACTGGCCGATGATCGACTACTTCGAGGGTCCGGTCATCGACGTGCCGAACGCGTCGTGGCACCTGTCCAAGGCCCGCGAGCTGTCGTACTCGGTGCTCTACTGGCTGCAGACGGAGGCGCCCCGGCCGGACGGCGGCACCGGCTTCCCGGGGCTGCGGCTGCGCGGCGACGTGACCGGCAGCTCGGACGGCCTGGCCCAGGCCCCGTACATCCGCGAGTCCCGCCGGATCCGGGCCGAGTACACCGTGGCCGAGCAGGACCTGTCCCTGGCGGTCCGGGGCGATCGCGGCGCGGTCAGCTACCCGGACGCGGTGGGCGTGGGCATGTACCGGATCGACCTGCACCCGTCGACCGGCGGCGACAACTACATCGACGTCGGCTCCTGCCCGTTCGAGATCCCGCTCGGCGCGCTGATCCCGCGGCGGATGGAGAACCTGCTGCCGGCCGGCAAGAACATCGGCACCACCCACGTCACCAACGGCAGCTACCGGCTGCACCCGGTCGAGTGGAACGTCGGCGAGGTCGCCGGTCTGCTCGCCGACTTCTGTCTGGCGCGGGGCGAGTCCCCGCGTGCGGTCCGCAACACCCCCGGTCTGCTGGCCGACTTCCAGGACCGCCTCACCGCGGCCGGCGTGGAACAGCGCTGGCCGCGGATCGCGGGCTACTAA